One stretch of Janibacter limosus DNA includes these proteins:
- a CDS encoding aspartate kinase produces the protein MSLVVQKYGGSSLADAESIKRVAHRIVETKKAGSDVCVVVSAMGDTTDDLLDLAEQVSPVPPPREMDMLLTAGERMSMALVAMAIADLGHSVRSFTGSQAGVITDAAHGKAKIIDVTPGRITEALGKKHIVIVAGFQGVSQGTKEITTLGRGGSDTTAVALAAALEADVCEIYTDVDGIFTADPRIVSTAHKIDRISHDEMLEMAASGAKILHLRCVEYARRFNMPIHVRSSFSSKEGTWVLPPDPEGAEDMEEPIIAGVAHDNSEAKITVVGVPDQPGRAGQIFTTVAEAQVNIDMIVQNVSEADTGLTDISFTLPMTDGQTAVEALMRTKDEVGFESIQYDDQIGKLSLVGAGMRTNPGVSATFFRALAEAGVNIEMISTSEIRISVVTRADQLDDALRALHTAFGLDSADGEAIVYGGTGR, from the coding sequence TTGAGCCTGGTTGTCCAGAAGTACGGCGGATCGTCGCTCGCTGATGCCGAGAGCATCAAGCGCGTCGCACACCGCATCGTCGAGACCAAGAAGGCCGGCAGCGACGTCTGCGTCGTGGTCTCAGCCATGGGAGACACGACCGACGACCTGCTCGACCTCGCCGAGCAGGTCAGCCCGGTGCCCCCTCCCCGCGAGATGGACATGCTCCTGACCGCTGGTGAGCGCATGTCGATGGCCCTCGTCGCCATGGCCATCGCAGACCTGGGCCACAGCGTGCGGTCCTTCACCGGGAGCCAGGCCGGCGTCATCACCGATGCCGCGCACGGCAAGGCCAAGATCATCGACGTGACCCCGGGCCGGATCACCGAGGCCTTGGGCAAGAAGCACATCGTCATCGTCGCCGGGTTCCAGGGCGTCAGCCAGGGCACCAAGGAGATCACCACCCTCGGGCGAGGTGGCTCGGACACCACGGCCGTGGCGCTCGCCGCGGCCCTCGAGGCCGACGTCTGCGAGATCTACACCGACGTGGACGGCATCTTCACCGCTGACCCGCGGATCGTGTCCACGGCCCACAAGATCGACCGCATCTCGCACGACGAGATGCTCGAGATGGCCGCCAGCGGCGCCAAGATCCTGCACCTGCGGTGCGTCGAGTACGCGCGCCGCTTCAACATGCCCATCCACGTGCGTTCGTCCTTCTCGTCGAAGGAGGGCACGTGGGTCCTGCCCCCCGACCCTGAAGGAGCCGAGGACATGGAAGAACCGATCATCGCCGGAGTCGCCCACGACAACAGCGAGGCCAAGATCACCGTCGTCGGGGTGCCGGACCAGCCGGGTCGCGCCGGCCAGATCTTCACGACCGTCGCCGAGGCACAGGTCAACATCGACATGATCGTGCAAAACGTGTCGGAGGCCGACACCGGCCTGACCGACATCTCCTTCACCCTGCCGATGACCGACGGCCAGACCGCGGTCGAGGCGCTCATGCGGACCAAGGACGAGGTCGGCTTCGAGTCGATCCAGTACGACGACCAGATCGGCAAGCTCTCGCTCGTCGGTGCTGGCATGCGGACCAACCCGGGGGTCTCTGCGACCTTCTTCCGGGCGCTGGCCGAGGCCGGCGTCAACATCGAGATGATCTCCACCTCGGAGATCCGCATCTCGGTCGTCACCCGCGCCGACCAGCTCGATGACGCGCTGCGCGCCCTGCACACGGCCTTCGGCCTGGACTCCGCCGACGGCGAAGCGATCGTCTACGGCGGCACCGGCCGGTGA
- a CDS encoding aspartate-semialdehyde dehydrogenase: protein MSFDPSPVTRPTLALVGATGRFAEAVVSSLALRDDSWGEIRLLAPGVSTRTLSVRGREQPIEVLREDSFDGVDVALFNLAPEITHEWTARAVTAGAVVVDASAAHRTDPDVPLVVPGINSDQVSHRPKGVVALPGPVTWGLIDVAHVLHQGWELQHLVVTGLIAAVSKSDQGVARLREELHTVASEPTIGLHPGDVRAAVSDLPVASPFPAPLALNVIPWVGQADEGGFTSSELAVSDEVRKVLGLQESVPVVVTLVQVPVVLAHSMALHARCARPIAIDKVRQACVAAPSLVHLDEETGEVPTPVDSVGIDPRFVGRIRQPKGAGHHVDLFVSADTIRRGASAMVLIAELVRDEITGA from the coding sequence GTGAGCTTCGACCCGTCGCCCGTCACCCGGCCCACGTTGGCCCTGGTGGGGGCGACGGGCCGCTTCGCGGAGGCGGTCGTCTCCTCGCTGGCGCTCCGGGACGACTCTTGGGGCGAGATCCGCCTGCTGGCGCCGGGCGTGAGCACGCGCACCCTGAGCGTTCGCGGACGTGAGCAGCCGATCGAGGTGCTGCGCGAGGACTCCTTCGACGGGGTGGACGTGGCGCTTTTCAACCTCGCCCCGGAGATCACCCACGAGTGGACCGCCCGTGCCGTGACGGCCGGGGCGGTCGTCGTCGACGCGAGCGCTGCCCACCGCACCGACCCCGACGTCCCCCTCGTCGTCCCGGGGATCAACAGCGACCAGGTCTCGCACCGGCCCAAGGGGGTCGTGGCCCTGCCCGGCCCGGTGACCTGGGGCCTCATCGACGTGGCGCACGTCCTGCACCAGGGGTGGGAGCTGCAGCACCTCGTCGTCACCGGCCTGATCGCGGCGGTCTCCAAGTCGGACCAAGGCGTGGCCCGACTGCGCGAAGAGCTGCACACCGTTGCCTCCGAGCCGACCATCGGGCTGCACCCCGGCGATGTGCGGGCCGCGGTCTCCGACCTCCCGGTGGCGTCCCCCTTCCCCGCGCCGCTGGCGCTCAACGTCATCCCGTGGGTCGGCCAGGCCGACGAAGGGGGGTTCACCTCCTCGGAGCTGGCCGTCAGTGACGAGGTGCGCAAGGTCCTGGGGCTGCAGGAGAGCGTCCCCGTCGTCGTCACCCTCGTCCAGGTCCCGGTGGTCCTGGCCCACTCGATGGCCCTGCACGCGCGGTGCGCGAGACCGATCGCGATCGACAAGGTCCGCCAGGCCTGCGTCGCGGCCCCCTCGCTCGTCCATCTCGACGAGGAGACGGGGGAGGTGCCGACACCGGTCGACAGCGTCGGCATCGACCCGCGCTTCGTGGGCCGGATCCGCCAGCCCAAGGGCGCCGGCCACCACGTGGACCTCTTCGTCAGCGCCGACACGATCCGTCGTGGGGCGAGTGCCATGGTGCTCATCGCCGAGCTGGTCCGCGACGAGATCACGGGTGCGTGA
- a CDS encoding LytR C-terminal domain-containing protein, translating to MDEHSDDAPVSYRVVGFDELEGAAAAHYRRQRRRRLLLFVTLPGLFLGTATVATAYGTGLIGSPTVTCEPISEKAPARDSFEITLLNSNDTNGLGTDVARELTLRDFRIATVGNADSSVYVKGAATIYYGAEGRDNALLLQKQIPGSQVWNDARPGNSVQLVLGYGFDKLVTEPDPPLPAPSEIKVNVYNTTWKDGLASETATQLKDRGFKVGKTGNDPQMSFLEDEVAIIRFGPEGQRSAKRLAEQISGVQLQKDDRTDATVSLVLGNKYDGLKSASSVPEVKPFVRPPETIQKPCTLPKK from the coding sequence GTGGATGAGCACTCGGACGACGCACCCGTCTCGTACCGCGTTGTCGGGTTCGACGAGCTCGAGGGCGCGGCGGCGGCACACTACCGCCGGCAGCGGCGACGGCGTCTGCTGCTCTTCGTGACCCTCCCGGGCCTCTTCCTGGGGACCGCGACCGTGGCGACCGCCTACGGCACCGGTCTGATCGGCTCGCCGACGGTGACCTGCGAGCCGATCTCCGAGAAGGCACCCGCGCGCGACTCCTTCGAGATCACGCTCCTCAACAGCAACGACACCAACGGCCTGGGCACCGACGTGGCGCGCGAGCTGACCCTCCGCGACTTCAGGATCGCGACCGTGGGCAACGCCGACAGCTCGGTCTACGTCAAGGGCGCGGCCACGATCTACTACGGCGCCGAGGGCCGCGACAATGCGCTGCTGCTGCAGAAGCAGATCCCGGGGTCGCAGGTCTGGAACGATGCGCGGCCGGGCAACAGCGTGCAGCTCGTCCTCGGGTACGGCTTCGACAAGCTCGTCACCGAGCCCGACCCGCCGCTCCCGGCACCGTCCGAGATCAAGGTCAACGTCTACAACACGACGTGGAAGGACGGCTTGGCCTCCGAGACGGCCACGCAGCTCAAGGACCGCGGCTTCAAGGTCGGCAAGACCGGCAACGATCCCCAGATGAGCTTCCTCGAGGACGAGGTGGCCATCATCCGCTTCGGCCCCGAGGGTCAGCGTTCGGCCAAGCGACTGGCAGAGCAGATCTCCGGGGTGCAGCTGCAGAAGGACGACCGGACCGACGCGACCGTCTCGCTCGTCCTGGGCAACAAGTACGACGGCCTCAAGTCGGCCTCGTCCGTCCCCGAGGTCAAGCCCTTCGTCCGGCCGCCTGAGACCATCCAGAAGCCGTGCACCCTGCCGAAGAAGTGA